From the Colletotrichum lupini chromosome 1, complete sequence genome, the window AGATCTTGTAATATGTACATCAAAGACGCAGTGCCATACATCGGGCGCGTACGTCTTGACTAATTCGACATGCTCGACCGTCGCGGCTCGCCCGCCGCCGTTTGCCGTTTCCGCCCAACCGTCGTAAAGGCGTTGGATCTGTGCGCGCCGCGATTCAATCTCATGGACGCCGACGTTCTCGTGGAGATGGAGCCAGCAGTCGTTCTCGCACCCCGCGGTGATGTCCCAGGCCGGTCGCCACGTAGGCTCGCTGGTGGGGAGAAGGCCGCCGTTGATATGTAGGATGTCGACTGCCGTGCCCGACGCCCGCATATCGCCTATCCTAGGCCTGGCTTGCTGGTTATCCTGGAGGAAGATTGTGATTTGCTCGTCGCCCGTGAAGAGTCGTGCAGCTGGTAGATTCATGTCTTTTCCTTGGACAACTTTGACTCGCCAGCCATTGGCAACGGCACCGCGGCGGAGCGCTTCGACGCTCCATGGGTTGAGTTCCCAGCAGACGACCTTCAGTCCCAGCTTTGCGTAGGAGAAGGTGAAGTAGCCGATGCCTGCGTACATGTCCACCGCCCAATAGTTCTTGAGAGCAGGTGCTAGTACTTGACGGCGAGGAAACGTGGTGTCTGGACTGGCTTGGCTATGAAAGTCGAGGAGGCGCGTCTTCTCTTTGATGTTACCCCGGCTGAACATGGTCCATCGAGGAGCCCATGTTTGATGTATGCCGTTTTGCTTGGTCGACACCCAGAAAGCTCCCTCAAAATCTTGGGGCGAGGGGTTGGCGGGGTTATTGGAGGGGCCAAAGTCGCCATGGAGGATCTTGAGCCCGCTTGGTGTTCGCAGGATGTTCTCGTTCTTTTCCAAAGCCGAACCATACGAACCTGTGTCTGTTTGTAGAGGGATGCCTTCATTGACGGCGAGATGCGTCAGAGTTGTTGAGCCGGTCTTGGAGACGTCTCGAAGGATTGTTTCCCACAGGTGATGGATTTCATCTTCGCTGACGTCTGGGTGGTTGAGGATGATTGGCCATGAGCCCTTGCTGAAACTTCCACTAGGGAGTAACAGCATGGGCTCATAGACTGTGAAGCGTTTGGGTGTGTGCTGGTTGAGGAGAGTCTCAAGCTCGTCTTGGCTTTGCCATGGTTGAGTTTGTGGCGGTAATGAGATGAGCCAAGCTCTAGTGGCTGCGGATATTGTGTTTTCAGGCTTGGGTTTTTTACCTCGCGATTTCCCCTTCCCATCGGCCATCATGACTTTGATTTGTGGTTGGAAGTTGTCTAAAGCGAAGTAAGAATACCCTTGGACATTGAAGATCGTGTAATCCTTCACTGAGTGCAGAATGCGACCAAAATCTTTGGTGTTGCGACTCTGTTGGGGCATCAGACTACTTTACAGGGGTCACCACGGCTGCCACCTTGAGGACTGCGCAGAGTACCTAAGTGCTTTGGGAGTGGGGTACCGTCAACCAAACAACCCAAAACCAGCGTACCATACGTTAGGACTCACTTACTCTGTTTTCTTATCGTCACCTTCATTTTTTCTTCCAAACCAAGTTCCTGAGGATCTCAGTAAGAGGATGGACGCCTCAAATTTGCCAGCGCATTTGAGCTATCTTAATGATGCTGCTCATCTCCTCAGGGCGTCCGCCCCCGAGACCTCAGCGTACCTGATGAGCCACCATAACGAGCTCATGTTCATCAACGACGTAGAGCAGAACGACGTTCAACGACAACACATCTGCGGCGCCTGCGGTAACATCATGGTTCCCGGTCAGGGCACTACGCTCAAGCTCGAGACCGAAAAGGCACTGAAGAGGAAGAGACGTAGTGTCACGACTCAAGCATCAAAGACGAAGCTCGAACCTCAGCAGCGGTCTGGCACGCGAAAGCTTTTCAGCTGTGGGAAGTGCAGCCGCATCACCAAGATTTCGTTCCCTGCGCCGCCACCGGCCGTGAGACGCCGGGCCAAAATTGAGCACCGGTCCGCGGCGAAGACGCAACAAGCCACTGTGGCCGAGGCAGCTAAACCGGCCACGTCCAATTCTAGCAGCAAGAAGCGTGCGAAGAACCGCAAGGCAGGGCTGCAGGCTCTTCTTAGCCAAGCCAAGACCTCTTCTTTGGGGGCCAGAAGTCTGAGTCTTGCTGATTTTGGTCGACTGGGCTGAAAAAGGCCTTGTCTATATAGCATTCGCTTCACGAGGCTCACGACATCTGGCCTCTTAGCTAAGATATGGCATCCAGCTCCGTGGTCCTCTATCGGTGGCGGCCATGACAAACCAGCCAGCGGGCGGGCTATTCTCGGGAATATTCTCGAAGGTTTCCTGCCTTGGGAAGAACCCAGGGACCCGCTCAATGACACACATCGGTGCCCGGCCTGCAGGGCCTGCAGCTGCGATTGCCCCTCCAAAAATTTCAAGACCCCGCCATCGCCATCCCACCGAGTTAATCTTGGATCCCCCGCGACCCCGATAACAAAAACCCGACAACGAGACCCCGTCGTTGCGCAATGAAGAGAAAGTACGACAGTTCACAAGAAACACCTACCAACAACAAATCATTCGCCATGGCCGCCCCCGATTCCAAGACGACCCCCAACGAGTTCTTCGAGGCCATCGGCTCCAAGGTCGATGGCGGCGACGACCAGAAGGTTGTCGAGGAGATTGAGTCTCTCTGCATGAACTGCGGAAAGAACGTGAGCATGCGCTGCCTCCCACTTATTTGATTGTCTTACTAACTTGGCGTTCAGGGAAACACCAGACTGCTCCTGACCTCGATCCCCTACTTCCGCGAAATCATCATCATGTCATTTGCCTGCGAAGAGTGCGGCTTCGCCAACAGCGAAGTCCAGCCTGCAGGCTCCATCCAGCCCAAGGGCACACACTAC encodes:
- a CDS encoding tRNA wybutosine-synthesizing protein, whose translation is MADGKGKSRGKKPKPENTISAATRAWLISLPPQTQPWQSQDELETLLNQHTPKRFTVYEPMLLLPSGSFSKGSWPIILNHPDVSEDEIHHLWETILRDVSKTGSTTLTHLAVNEGIPLQTDTGSYGSALEKNENILRTPSGLKILHGDFGPSNNPANPSPQDFEGAFWVSTKQNGIHQTWAPRWTMFSRGNIKEKTRLLDFHSQASPDTTFPRRQVLAPALKNYWAVDMYAGIGYFTFSYAKLGLKVVCWELNPWSVEALRRGAVANGWRVKVVQGKDMNLPAARLFTGDEQITIFLQDNQQARPRIGDMRASGTAVDILHINGGLLPTSEPTWRPAWDITAGCENDCWLHLHENVGVHEIESRRAQIQRLYDGWAETANGGGRAATVEHVELVKTYAPDVWHCVFDVHITRSSSVT
- a CDS encoding RNAse P Rpr2/Rpp21/SNM1 subunit domain-containing protein, with the translated sequence MDASNLPAHLSYLNDAAHLLRASAPETSAYLMSHHNELMFINDVEQNDVQRQHICGACGNIMVPGQGTTLKLETEKALKRKRRSVTTQASKTKLEPQQRSGTRKLFSCGKCSRITKISFPAPPPAVRRRAKIEHRSAAKTQQATVAEAAKPATSNSSSKKRAKNRKAGLQALLSQAKTSSLGARSLSLADFGRLG